Proteins co-encoded in one Daphnia carinata strain CSIRO-1 chromosome 3, CSIRO_AGI_Dcar_HiC_V3, whole genome shotgun sequence genomic window:
- the LOC130685265 gene encoding centromere protein L-like, with protein MSRRKSSILLPFNTTASKAGNQTENASHVRSRKTPAKRRRTQVEVLETRSDENNLEVYDDLKQKMWSIYRVADLNNFNYQKPGTFPRYGRILSRHLVHSFTQPVTLQATFLEKPDFKGFEGENPPVHIKVEDIQLNTPRLVYEGILFSAHAAVDSKVEGAAYLPVLLARGPIPVRNKVHECLTAVFSSAIHEVSFPPEEMQWMIAAWSGFLNESQKNKEVNFLYGLPAKPDTIQCQYSVNFIKDLWRCIHDQDSLVVELNEVKKFHDVLVRHTYQTLGLNLAAVPLVIYRTPDFEIHATGKVKVRTVEFVPRILHFIADLCETRNRMDLNES; from the exons ATGAGTCGACGGAAAAGCAGTATTTTACTACCCTTCAACACCACGGCGAGCAAAGCCGGCAATCAGACCGAAAATGCTTCTCATGTTCGAAGTAGAAAGACTCctgcaaaaagaagaagaacccaAGTTGAAGTGTTGGAAACACGCTCGGATGAAAATAACCTTGAAGTGTATGATG acctgaaacaaaaaatgtggagCATTTATCGTGTTGCTGACTTAAACAACTTCAACTACCAAAAGCCAGGCACATTTCCAAGATATGGACGTATTTTATCTCGACATCTAGTTCACTCCTTCACTCAGCCTGTCACGTTACAGGcaacatttttggaaaaacctgATTTTAAAGGCTTTGAAGGTGAAAACCCACCAGTTCATATTAAAGTTGAAGACATACAGTTAAATACCCCTCGGCTTGTATATGAAG GCATCCTTTTTTCAGCTCATGCAGCTGTAGACTCAAAAGTTGAAGGAGCTGCTTATTTACCAGTTCTCTTGGCAAGAGGGCCCATACCTGTTCGAAACAAGGTTCACGAATGTCTAACCGCAGTTTTTTCTTCCGCCATTCACGAAGTTTCATTTCCTCCTGAAGAAATGCAGTGGATGATTGCAGCTTGGTCAGGCTTTCTAAATGAgtcccaaaaaaataaagaagtgAACTTTCTATATGGCCTTCCGGCAAAGCCAGACACAATCCAATGTCAGTATTCTGTGAATTTCATCAAAGACCTTTGGAGATG CATCCATGACCAAGACAGCCTAGTTGTAGAACTGAATGAAGTCAAGAAATTCCATGATGTCCTGGTGAGGCATACGTATCAAACGCTCGGTCTCAACTTGGCCGCCGTTCCATTGGTCATATACAGAACACCTGACTTTGAAATACATGCCACTGGAAAA GTTAAAGTGAGAACTGTCGAATTCGTCCCGAGGATTTTACACTTTATCGCAGACTTGTGTGAAACCCGAAATAGAATGGATTTAAACGAGTCATAA
- the LOC130685230 gene encoding AFG3-like protein 2: MAYRQASAFRNLELLVQNCFTRRQLSRTIIERNLHLLNGNSPSHSKLRSILQEWHLRFSENPPKGFEKYFKPGNTPKNASKETPKEAPKESPKENPKETPREATKGPLKDGPFSRGPEPEKRFSLKDGRPGGEGGKERYMIYAAIGTVCVLGALTFLELNSREITWKEFINSYLSKGMVEKLEVVNKKWVRVRLPSGNNVADGSTLWFNIGSVDSFERNLENAQIELNIEPQNFVPVIYKSEMDGSTVKDLIPTLLIIGFLIFMLKRSSEMMGGAAGRGKGRGGGLFGGVMESTAKLINPTDIKIQFKDVAGCEEAKIEIMEFVNFLKNPQQYLDLGAKIPKGAILTGPPGTGKTLLAKATAGEANVPFITVSGSEFLEMFVGVGPSRVRDMFAMARKHAPCILFIDEIDAVGRKRGGRNFGGHSEQENTLNQLLVEMDGFNTTTNVVVLAATNRLDILDNALLRPGRFDRQIYVPAPDIKGRASIFKVHLGPLKSNINKDDLARKMAALTPGFTGADIANVCNEAALIAARDLNEFIELRHFEQAIERVVAGMEKKSNVLQPEEKKTVAYHEAGHAVAGWFLEHADPLLKVSIIPRGKGLGYAQYLPKEQYLYTAEQLFDRMCMTLGGRVSEQIFFGRITTGAQDDLKKVTQSAYAQVVHYGMNAKVGNVSFDMPQPGEQVLEKPYSEETAQMIDSEVRVLIDRAYKSTHDLLSLHKEKVLKVAERLLKQEILNREDMIDLLGPRPFPEKSTYEQFVEGTGSLDEDTSLPEGLKGWNKKKEEEKAAKKSEGPSSA, encoded by the exons ATGGCCTATCGTCAAGCGAGTGCTTTTCGAAATTTAGAGCTATTGGTCCAAAATTGTTTCACCAGACGACAACTTAGCCGGACAATT ATTGAACGCAATCTTCACCTTCTGAATGGGAACTCACCTTCACATAGCAAGCTACGAAGCATTCTCCAGGAATGGCATCTTCGTTTTAGTGAAAATCCTCCAAAaggttttgaaaaatatttcaaaccAGGAAACACACCCAAAAATGCTTCAAAAGAGACTCCCAAAGAGGCTCCAAAAGAAAGcccaaaagaaaatccaaaagAAACACCAAGGGAAGCAACAAAAGGTCCATTGAAGGATGGCCCTTTCAGCAGAGGGCCTGAAccagaaaaaagattttctttgaA aGATGGTCGACCGGGTGGTGAAGGGGGCAAGGAAAGATATATGATCTATGCCGCAATCGGCACAGTGTGTGTACTGGGTGCCCTCACTTTCCTTGAATTAAATAGTAGGGAAATCACATGGAAAGAATTTATCAATAG CTATCTCTCTAAAGGAATGGTGGAAAAATTAGAagttgtcaataaaaaatgggTTCGAGTTCGACTACCATCAGGAAATAATGTAGCCGATGGA AGTACTCTGTGGTTCAACATTGGAAGCGTGgattcatttgaaagaaattTGGAGAATGCCCAAATTGAGTTGAATATAGAACCCCAAAATTTCGTACCAGTTATTTACAAGAGTGAAATGGACGGCAGTACCGTGAAGGATTTAATACCAACGTTGCTCATTATAG ggtttttgattttcatgCTTAAACGTTCGAGTGAAATGATGGGCGGAGCAGCCGGTCGTGGTAAAGGCCGTGGCGGTGGCCTATTTGGAGGTGTGATGGAATCGACTGCCAAACTTATCAACCCCACCGACATCAAAATTCAGTTtaa GGATGTTGCCGGTTGCGAAGAAGCCAAGATCGAAATTATGGAATTTGTGAATTTTCTGAAAAATCCCCAGCAGTATCTGGATCTAGGGGCCAAAATCCCGAAAGGAGCAATCCTTACTG GTCCTCCGGGAACTGGTAAAACGCTACTGGCGAAAGCGACGGCCGGCGAAGCAAATGTTCCGTTTATCACAGTATCAGGATCTGAGTTTTTAGAAATGTTCGTTGGTGTCGGACCATCAAGA GTCAGAGATATGTTTGCCATGGCGCGTAAACATGCTCCTTGCATTCTCTTTATTGATGAAATTGATGCAGTTGGCCGTAAAAGAGGAGGTCGTAACTTTGGAGGTCATTCAGAGCAAGAAAATACGCTTAATCAACTACTGGTTGAAATGGATG GCTTCAATACGACAACCAATGTCGTTGTTTTGGCGGCTACCAACCGTTTGGACATTCTGGACAATGCTTTACTGCGCCCGGGGAGATTTGATCGTCAAATTTATGTCCCAGCCCCAGACATTAAAG GTCGAGCCTCAATTTTCAAAGTCCATTTGGGTCCACTAAAGAGCAACATCAATAAGGACGATCTGGCTCGTAAGATGGCGGCTTTGACTCCGGGATTCACAGGTGCCGACATTGCAAATGTCTGTAACGAAGCCGCATTGATTGCCGCGCGCGATCTAAACGAATTTATTGAACTACGTCATTTTGAGCAAGCCATCGAGCGTGTCGTTGCtggtatggaaaaaaaaagcaacgtACTTCAgccggaagaaaagaaaacagttgcCTATCATGAGGCTGGACACGCTGTAGCCGGATGGTTCCTTGAACATGCCGATCCACTCTTAAAG GTTTCCATCATCCCTCGTGGTAAAGGGTTGGGTTACGCACAGTATTTGCCCAAAGAACAATATTTGTACACGGCGGAACAGCTCTTTGACCGCATGTGCATGACACTGGGCGGTCGAGTGTCTGAACAGATATTCTTTGGTCGCATCACGACTGGTGCACAGGATGATTTGAAGAAAGTAACACAAAGCGCTTACGCCCAAGTTGTTCACTACGGTATGAACGCAAAGGTCGGCAATGTCAGCTTTGATATGCCACAACCAGGAGAGCAAGTATTGGAGAAACCTTATTCCGAAGAAACCGCACAAATGATTGACAGCGAAGTACGTGTCTTGATTGATCGAGCGTACAAGAGCACCCACGATCTCTTATCGTTACACAAGGAGAAAGTTTTGAAG GTTGCTGAGCGTCTattgaaacaagaaattctCAACAGAGAAGACATGATCGATTTACTCGGCCCTAGACCGTTCCCAGAAAAGTCGACGTATGAGCAGTTTGTTGAGGGCACGGGTTCGTTGGATGAAGACACATCTCTTCCTGAAGGGCTGAAAGgatggaataagaaaaaagaggaagagaagGCGGCCAAGAAATCCGAAGGACCATCGTCAGCCTAA